GACTCGATGACGTCGCCGAACGGACCCTTGGGCTGTTCCGGTGTGGGGCCGAGTTGCCCGACGATGTCGGTGATCTGGTTGCGCAGGTCGTCCCACTCGACCGGAACCTGGGTCTTCTCGAACGGGATGACCGCGTTGTTCTGCAGCACGTCGCCGCCGGTGTAGGCGGGCGACAGCTGGATGGTGCGGGACGCGACGAGGCTGGGGTTCAGAATCGAGGCGGTGACGTCGGCCGGCACCTTGTACTTGTTGTTGTAGTGGAACGTGACCCGCATCTTGTCGCCCGCGGGCTCGATCTTGTCGATCGCCCCGACCCGCACGCCCATGATCTGGACCTTGTCTCCGGGGTACAGCGCCAGGGCCTGCTCGAAGTACGCCACGGCCGTGTTGTTCGTCAGGCGCTTGTACAGCTGCCAACCGGCAACGCCGGCCACCAGACCGAGCACGATCAGCAGCGATCCGATCACGACCGCCATCTTCGACACATGCGGCAGCTTGAGGTTGCGGATGTTGAATGCAGTGGACACCGGTTATGCACCTCCCGTGTCCGGGATCAGGAACGGCGGATTGCCGGGCAGCGGCGCCACGGTGTTGGGCGAGAGCTGCTGGCCGGGCCCTGCGGGCGGCACCCCCTGCTCGGGCGGCACGGGCGGCACGGCGACCGGAGCGGGTCCCGGACCCGGCGCAGGGCCCAACGGCACCGTCCGCGAATTGATCGGGCCCTCCTGCATCGGGACGGGGGTGCCCGGCAGGGCGGGCGCGGGCTGTCCCGGTTCGGCGGCGATCGGCAGACCCGGCGCCGGGGGCGGTGCGTTCGGGTTCGGCGGTGACGTGAGGACGCCGTCGGGCCCCGTGTAGTTGGGTCCGTACGGATTGTCGCCATACGGCCCGACCGTCAGGCCCGCGCAGGGCAGCGGGTTCGCCGGTGACGGAATGCCGTCTGCGGGAGGTGTGTACGAGCACGGGGAGCCCGGTGGGACGGCAGGGCCCGGATGGTCCGGGGTGCCCTCCAGCACCCGGGGCGCCGGCGGCGGTGCTCCGTTGGCCTGCCGCTGCCCGTTCGGGTCGGGGAACTGGAACGCCGGCAGTCCCGCGTTGCGCCAGAACTGCTCCGGGTCGATTCCACGCTTCTTGAACGCCGCGTCGATGAAGGGCTGAAGCACCTGGCCGGCGAGCAGGTTGACCACCAACACCTTGAAGTAGGGACCCGAACCCAGCGCCTCGGCCAGTGAGGCCGTGAACTTGCTGAGCGTGATCAGCACTTCCTGCAGGTCGTACTTGTGCTTGACGAGCAGGTCGGTGACGACGCGCAACTGCTCGAGGACGTGGTTCAGATTCGGGTTGTCGTTGATCAGGCCCTGGAACTGCGCGGACACGAGTTGAACGTTAGACAGCAGGTTTGTGATGGCCTGCCCGCGCGCGTTGACCGCGGCGAGCAGCGTCTTGCTGTTGACCAGGAGGTCGTTGACCTGTCCGCTGCGATCGCCGAGGACCTCGGCCACCTTGTTGGCGTTCGCCAGCAGCTTCTTGAACTGTTCGTCGCGCTTGCCGATGGTGTCGGAGAACCGGGCCACCCCGTCCAGTGCCGCGCTCAGGTTCGGGTAGGTCGCATCGATGGTCTCCGACAACACATTCAGTGACCGCTTGACGGTCTGGATGTCCCAGCCGCCCGCGGCCTTGGTGACGTCGAAGAAGGCGTCGTAGATCTGGTACGGCGTCGTGCTCTGCCCGACTGGGAGTTCACCGCTGGCCCGCAGGATCTCGCTGCCGCGCGGTTCGACCTCGAGCACCTTCTTGCCGAGGATCGTGTCGGTGCGGATGGCCAGGCGGCTGTCGGTGCCGATCTGGTTGGTGCCCAGCGTGAATCCCATGACGACGTGGTCACCGTCGATAGCCACCGACTGAACGGTGCCGACGTCGAGGCCCGCGATGCGCACCTTGTCGCCCGTGAGCAGCCCACCCGAATCGGTGAACGCGCCGTAATAGACCGGCTGCGCGAACAGCATCGGCACACTCGAAAAGCTCTGGCCCACACCGATCACGAGGATCACGATCATGATTCCGACCAGGCCGTTGCGGATCCGGTTGGACCCTTCCAATGTCCTCATTGCGGCGTGCACCTGCCCGTCGGCTGGGTGAACACCTTCACGGTGCGGACCGGGCCTCCCGGCTGGGCGCCGTTGAGTTTGAGGTTCAGGTCGCAGAGGTAAAAGTTGAAGAAGTCACCGTAGACGCCGCCCGCTCGGCCGATGATCTTCAGGGATGTCGGCAGTTTCGTTAAGACGTCATCGACCTGCGCCTGCTGGTCGACCAGTGGCTGCGCGATGCCCTCCAGGCGGGCGATGGTGTCCTTGAGGATCGGGCGGTTGTCGGCCAACAGGTCGCCCAGCGTGCCCGCGGCGTTGCTGATGCTCGCGGTCGAGTCGGCGATCGGGTCGGCGCGGTTCTTCAGTCCGGTGATCAGCTTCTCGAAGTTGACCACGGTCTCGTCGAAGTCCTTCTGGTGCTTGACCGTGGTCGCCAGCACGGTGTTGAGGTTCTCGATCACCTCACCGATGGCCTGATCGCGGTCGGCCAGCGCCGACGTCAGCTGAGCGGTCTGGTCAAGGATGTCGCTGATCGTGCCGCCCTGCCCCTGGAAGACCGTGATGATCGACTGTGCGATCGTGTTCACCTTCTCGGGATCCAGGGCGCGGAAGACGGGCTTGAACCCGCCGATGAGAGCGTCGAGGTCGAGCGCGGGGGTGGTCCGCGACAACGGAATGAACCCGCCGGGCGGCAGGACCTTGTCCGCACCTTCACCCTGGCCTCGCGCAAGATCCATGTAGCGGTTGCCGATCAGGTCCTGATACCGGATCTGGGCCGTCGTCGACTGGTACAGCGGAAGGTTCCGGTCGACGTTGAAGGTGACCTTGACCCGCTGTCCGCCATCGACGAGTTCGATGTCCTCGACCTTGCCGACCTCGACTCCCGAGGCACGGACGAACTGGCCCGCACGAAGCCCGCTGGCGGTCTTGAACTCCGCGGAGTAGGTGCTGGTGCGGTCGAATCGGATCTGGCCGAAGACCACGATGATGATCGCCGTGAAGAGCAGCAGCACCAGGGAGAAGGCGCCGAGTTTGATTGCGGTTCCGGTGATTTTCATGGGTTGATCGTGTTCTCCCCGACTTGGCGTCCCCAGACGTACTCGGTGAGGATGGGCTGCCCGAGTTCAATGTGGTTGTAGGGCGCGATCGAGGCACCGGTGTCCATCACGAGATACGGGGCGGGCCACAGGTTCCGATCGATCGACTGCCAGCATCCCGGCGCACCGCCCGGACCGCCGCGCGCGTTGACCCTCGGAAGGTTGTCGGGATACACGTACGGATTCTCGGCCCCGAGGAAAGTGGTGTTGGTGTTCAACGAATACCCGTTGCCACCAAGCGAATCGGCCACCTTGGGCGCCACTCCGGCGTAGTTGCGCACCGTGCAGAACAGCGCGGGACTGTAGGTGTCGAGCAGTTGTGCGGTCGGCACCAGGTCGGCCGCACCGCGGATCAGATAGGGCCCGCCCCGCTCGAACACGTCCGCGCCGGTGTTACCGAATCCGGCGGCCGCCAGCAGGGCCGCATCGAGCTCGCCGCGCCGCTCATTGAAGGTGCGGGCCGTGGTCACCGCGCCCTCGAGCGAGTTCCACAGGTCCGGGGACGCCGCGGAGTAGACGTCAGAAAGGTCAGCCAATCGCTGTAGGTCGTAACGGATCTGCGGCATCTTCGGATTGATGTCGTCGAGGATCGTGTTGCCGTTGACCAGCGACTGACCGAACTTGTCACCGAGGCCGGTGAGTGACTCGGCCGCGGCCGACAACGTCAGGTTGAGTTTGATCGGGTCGATCTGCTCGGCGATCGAGGTGATGGTCTCGAACAGCGTGTTGAACTCGGTCGTCACGCCGGTCACGTCGATCACGTCGTCCGCGGTGATCCGCTGCGGGTCGGGGTCATCCGGTGAGGTGAAGGACACGTACTTGTTGCCGAACACCGTGGTGGCCTGGATGTTGGTGACCACGTTGGCCGGGATCAGGTCGATGTAGCGGGGATCGACGTCGAGGGTCAGCTTGGCCCGTGTGGTGCCGTCCTGGTCGAGCGGGTCCACCGCGGCGACGCGGCCGACCTGCACACCGTTGAACGTCACCTTGGACCCCGGGTCCATCACGAGGCCGGCGCGGTCGGAGACCAGCGTCAACTCGGTCTTGGAGTCGAAGCCGCCGCGGAACTGGATGTAGAGCGCGGTGGCCACGAGGACCGTGATGAGAAGCAGCACCAGACCCGCGAGCTTGTACGGCGGCGTGCGGGGTTTGTTCTCCCCCATCCGGACCTGGTCCATGTTCGCCGTCATGGCGCTACACCGTGAGGTTGAAGTTCGGGTCGGTGCCGTAGAGCGCCAACGATGCGAACAGGACGACCACCACGATGGCCACCAGCGAGGTGCGCATCGACTTGCCGACCGCCTCCCCCACGCCCACGGCGCCGCCGCTGGCGAAATAGCCGAAATAGCAGTGGTTCAGCATCACGATGATCGACATGATGATCACTTCGAGAAAGGACCAGAAGACGTCGTCGACGCGCAGGAACGTGTTGAAGTAGTGCGAGTAGGTGCCGACGGACTGGGCGTAGAAGACCGTGGTCACCAACTGCGCGGAGAAGAACGACAGCAGAATGGCCATGGCGTACAGCGGGATGATGACGACCGCGCCGGCCAGGATCCGCGTCGAGACCAGATACGAGATCGACTTGATGCCCATGACTTCGAGCGCGTCGATCTCCTCGCTGATGCGCATGGCACCGAGTTCGGCTGTGGCACCGGCCCCCACTGTCGCGGCCAAAGCCTGGCCCGTCACGATGGGCGCAACGACGCGGACGTTGGCCAGGGCCGCGAAGAAGCCGGTGAACGCCTCCACACCGATGTTGCCCAGCGAAGCGAAACCCTGGATGGCGATCAGCGAGCCCGCGGACAGCGTGACGAAACCGATGATCGCGACGGTGCCGCCGATGACCGCCATGGCGCCTGTGCCCATGCCAATCTCGGCGATCAGGCGCAGGAGTTCGCGGCGATAGTTGCGCAGCGCGTGCGGGATCGAGCCCACCGCGGTCAGCGCGAACCATGCGACGTGGCCCAGGGTGTCGAGGAACCGCCCCGGCCATCCCGCGACCTTCGTGACCTCGGTGTACCCCCGGGGGAAGCGACTTCGCAGGACTTGGGTCGTCGACACGTCAGTTCCCCGTTCCGAACCGCACACCAATTGTCGTGAGCACGACGTTCACCGCGAACAGTGCGACCACGCACAGCACCAGGGTCTCGTTGACAGCCGTGCCGACACCCTTCGCGCCGCCCGCGACCGTCAGACCGCGGTAACAGCCGACGAGGCCCGCGATCAGCCCGAAGGTCAGCGCCTTGATCACCGAGATGAGCACCTCGGGAAGTCCCGTGATGAGGGTCAGCGTCGAGACATACGCACCCGCAGAGACGTTCTGGATGTAGACGCCGAAGATGAAGCCGCCCACCAGACCGATGGTGATGACCGCGCCGTTGAGCAGGAATGCGACGAACGTCGAGGCGACCACGCGGGGCAGCACCAGACGGTGGATGGGATCGATGCCGAGCACCTCGAGCGCGTCGATCTCCTCGCGGATGGTCCGGGCTCCCAGGTCGGCGCAGATGGCCGTCGACCCCGCGCCTGCCACCACGAGAACCGTGACGAGCGGGCCCAACTGGGTGACCGCGCCGAGCGCGGCCCCGGCGCCGGACACGTCGGCCGCGCCGAACTCCGCCAGCAGGATGTTCAGCGTGAAGATGATCAGCACGGTCAGCGGAATGGAGACGGCGACGGTGGGCAGGAACGCCACCCGCATCAGAAACCAGCTCTGCTCGATGAATTCGCGCCATTCGAACGGGCGCAGCAGTGCCTTTCCGGTGAGCACGCACATGCGGAAGAAGCCGCCGACCAACTCAAGGGGTGTGCGCAGCTGGTCGCGCACATAGCCGGTGAGTCCGCCCGTCGACGCCGTCACAGAGCCGTCCCAACCCGGACGGCCGTGTGGCCGTGCAACGCTAAGCGGAACTCCACGCCCCCTCCTGCCCCCCGCCCCGAATACGTGACGGCCGCCTCCCTACCCGGGAGTAGTAAGGCGGACCACAGGAATGTACCTGATCTTGGTGCGGCGGTGTGGCCCATCGGTGGGAATGACCCACCTTTGTGACCTCGGCGTTTTCTTCGCCTACGTCAATCGGATTCAGCCGCCCCCGAAAGCCTTGAATCCGAACCCAATCCGCACCTAGAACATCATTCTCCGCCGGTGGCGAACCGCGTGCGCAACTCGGTCTTCAACACCTTCCCGGCCGGATTCCTGGGCAGCGCGTCGACGATCTCGAGTGCCTTCGGGTGCTTGTAGCGGGCCAGTCGCTCGTTGAGGAAGTCCTCCAGGTCGGCCAGCGCCAACTGATCCGACACGGCCGCCACGGCCACCGGAACCTCGCCCCACTTCTCGTGCACGCGCCCGATCACGGCGACCTCGACGATCGCCGGATGGGCGGCCAGCACGTTCTCGACCTCGGCGCAGTAGATGTTCTCGCCGCCGGAGATGATCATGTCCTTCTTGCGGTCGACGACCCAGACGTAGCCCTCCTCGTCCTGGCGGACCAGGTCGCCGGAGTGGAACCACCCGCCCGCGAACGCCTCGGCGGTGGCCTGCGGGTTATTCCAGTACCCGGCCATCAGAGTCGGTGCACGATAGACGATTTCACCCACCTCGCCGATCGGGACGTCGTTCATGTTCTCGTCGACGACACGGGCCGCCACGGTCGGGATCACCCGACCGACCGAGCCCAGCTTCCGCAGCGCGTCCTCGCCCAGCAGCATGCAGGTCACAGGCGACATCTCGGTCTGGCCGAACGCGGCCAGGATCTTGGTGTCGGGGAAGGTCTCAGCCATATCGCGCAGCAGCGTGTCCGAGGCCGGTGCCGCACCCCAGGACATGACGCGCAGCCTGAGGTTGCGTGGTTGTGCCCGCTGGGCTTCGCACACCGCCTGCCACTGCGCGGGCACCAGGAAGATGCCGGTCACCTGCTCGGCTTCGAGGACGTCGAGAAGCTGGCCCGGATCGAAGGCGCCGAGCGGGTGGATCACCGTCGGGTGACCGAGGGTCAGGCCGGTCAGCATGTTGCCGACGCCGGCGATGTGGAACAGCGGCACACCGATGAAACCGACGTCGTTGTTCAGGTCGGCACCGTTGGTGAACAGCGCCGTCATGGTCTGGCCGAACAGGTTGGCGTGCGTCAGCACGGCGCCCTTGGGCCGACCCGTGGTGCCCGACGTGTACATGATCAGCGCGGGGTGGTCGTTCGGAATGTCGACCACCGAATGGGCGTCACCCTCCTCAGCGAGCAGGTCCTCGTACCCGAGCAGATCGCCTTCGGTCGGCGCGCCGGCGACGATCACGGTCTCGGCCAGTGGCGCGATCTCACGCACGGCGCTGGCGACGGGGGCCAGCAGGGGCTCGGTGACGACGACGCGCGATTCGCAGTCCTCGACCAGGAATCCGAGTTCCGGCGGGGTGAGCCGGAAGTTGACCGGGACGGCGATGGCACCCAGCCGGTTGGCGGCCAGCACGGTCTCCATGAACTCGGGGCGGTTGAGCATCAGGATCATCACGCGGTCGCCGAACGCGACGCCGCGGCGGCTCAGGGCGTCGGCCAGCGCGCTGACCCGCCGGTCGAGTTCGGCCCACGTGATGCTCTTGCCCATGAAGCGGATCGCGGTGTCCTCGGGCTGCATGAGGGCGTGCCGTGACAGCTGGTTGGTCCAGTTCTGCCGACGGGCCAGGTAGGGCTGTTCGGTGGGCGTCTGGGCACCCACGGCTTGAGCCAGCTGCGCGGTCAACGTCGTTCCCCTCACTTCGGATCTGTGCGGACTTGCGCGAATATTACATTTGATCAAACATTGGGGTAGTCCTGGTCACACTATGAGTTCAAATCGGTCCAGACAAGCCCGAAGGATGTAGAACCACACTGTGAACGCACCGGCCAAGTCGCAGCGGTCCGCGCTGCAGCGGCCAAAGCTGCGCCGCGAACAGCTGTCCGAGGAAGTCGCCGCGCACCTGCGCGCCGAGATCATGTCGGGCGCCCTGCGGCCCGGGACGTTCATCCGCCTCGACGAGACCGCAGCCCAACTCGGCGTGAGCATCACGCCCGTCCGCGAGGCTCTGCTGACGCTGCGCGGTGAGGGCATGGTCGAACTCGAACCGCACCGCGGGCACGTCGTGGTGCCCCTGGACCGCCAGGACGTCGAGGACATCTTCTGGCTGCAGGCCACGATCGCCAAGGAGTTGGCGTCCTCGACCGTCGAGCACATCACCGACGAGCAGATCGACCATCTCGACAGCCTCACCACCACGC
The DNA window shown above is from Mycolicibacterium confluentis and carries:
- a CDS encoding virulence factor Mce family protein; this translates as MKITGTAIKLGAFSLVLLLFTAIIIVVFGQIRFDRTSTYSAEFKTASGLRAGQFVRASGVEVGKVEDIELVDGGQRVKVTFNVDRNLPLYQSTTAQIRYQDLIGNRYMDLARGQGEGADKVLPPGGFIPLSRTTPALDLDALIGGFKPVFRALDPEKVNTIAQSIITVFQGQGGTISDILDQTAQLTSALADRDQAIGEVIENLNTVLATTVKHQKDFDETVVNFEKLITGLKNRADPIADSTASISNAAGTLGDLLADNRPILKDTIARLEGIAQPLVDQQAQVDDVLTKLPTSLKIIGRAGGVYGDFFNFYLCDLNLKLNGAQPGGPVRTVKVFTQPTGRCTPQ
- a CDS encoding MlaE family ABC transporter permease encodes the protein MSTTQVLRSRFPRGYTEVTKVAGWPGRFLDTLGHVAWFALTAVGSIPHALRNYRRELLRLIAEIGMGTGAMAVIGGTVAIIGFVTLSAGSLIAIQGFASLGNIGVEAFTGFFAALANVRVVAPIVTGQALAATVGAGATAELGAMRISEEIDALEVMGIKSISYLVSTRILAGAVVIIPLYAMAILLSFFSAQLVTTVFYAQSVGTYSHYFNTFLRVDDVFWSFLEVIIMSIIVMLNHCYFGYFASGGAVGVGEAVGKSMRTSLVAIVVVVLFASLALYGTDPNFNLTV
- a CDS encoding MlaE family ABC transporter permease, with the translated sequence MTASTGGLTGYVRDQLRTPLELVGGFFRMCVLTGKALLRPFEWREFIEQSWFLMRVAFLPTVAVSIPLTVLIIFTLNILLAEFGAADVSGAGAALGAVTQLGPLVTVLVVAGAGSTAICADLGARTIREEIDALEVLGIDPIHRLVLPRVVASTFVAFLLNGAVITIGLVGGFIFGVYIQNVSAGAYVSTLTLITGLPEVLISVIKALTFGLIAGLVGCYRGLTVAGGAKGVGTAVNETLVLCVVALFAVNVVLTTIGVRFGTGN
- a CDS encoding MCE family protein encodes the protein MRTLEGSNRIRNGLVGIMIVILVIGVGQSFSSVPMLFAQPVYYGAFTDSGGLLTGDKVRIAGLDVGTVQSVAIDGDHVVMGFTLGTNQIGTDSRLAIRTDTILGKKVLEVEPRGSEILRASGELPVGQSTTPYQIYDAFFDVTKAAGGWDIQTVKRSLNVLSETIDATYPNLSAALDGVARFSDTIGKRDEQFKKLLANANKVAEVLGDRSGQVNDLLVNSKTLLAAVNARGQAITNLLSNVQLVSAQFQGLINDNPNLNHVLEQLRVVTDLLVKHKYDLQEVLITLSKFTASLAEALGSGPYFKVLVVNLLAGQVLQPFIDAAFKKRGIDPEQFWRNAGLPAFQFPDPNGQRQANGAPPPAPRVLEGTPDHPGPAVPPGSPCSYTPPADGIPSPANPLPCAGLTVGPYGDNPYGPNYTGPDGVLTSPPNPNAPPPAPGLPIAAEPGQPAPALPGTPVPMQEGPINSRTVPLGPAPGPGPAPVAVPPVPPEQGVPPAGPGQQLSPNTVAPLPGNPPFLIPDTGGA
- a CDS encoding MCE family protein; translated protein: MTANMDQVRMGENKPRTPPYKLAGLVLLLITVLVATALYIQFRGGFDSKTELTLVSDRAGLVMDPGSKVTFNGVQVGRVAAVDPLDQDGTTRAKLTLDVDPRYIDLIPANVVTNIQATTVFGNKYVSFTSPDDPDPQRITADDVIDVTGVTTEFNTLFETITSIAEQIDPIKLNLTLSAAAESLTGLGDKFGQSLVNGNTILDDINPKMPQIRYDLQRLADLSDVYSAASPDLWNSLEGAVTTARTFNERRGELDAALLAAAGFGNTGADVFERGGPYLIRGAADLVPTAQLLDTYSPALFCTVRNYAGVAPKVADSLGGNGYSLNTNTTFLGAENPYVYPDNLPRVNARGGPGGAPGCWQSIDRNLWPAPYLVMDTGASIAPYNHIELGQPILTEYVWGRQVGENTINP
- the fadD5 gene encoding fatty-acid--CoA ligase FadD5, with product MTAQLAQAVGAQTPTEQPYLARRQNWTNQLSRHALMQPEDTAIRFMGKSITWAELDRRVSALADALSRRGVAFGDRVMILMLNRPEFMETVLAANRLGAIAVPVNFRLTPPELGFLVEDCESRVVVTEPLLAPVASAVREIAPLAETVIVAGAPTEGDLLGYEDLLAEEGDAHSVVDIPNDHPALIMYTSGTTGRPKGAVLTHANLFGQTMTALFTNGADLNNDVGFIGVPLFHIAGVGNMLTGLTLGHPTVIHPLGAFDPGQLLDVLEAEQVTGIFLVPAQWQAVCEAQRAQPRNLRLRVMSWGAAPASDTLLRDMAETFPDTKILAAFGQTEMSPVTCMLLGEDALRKLGSVGRVIPTVAARVVDENMNDVPIGEVGEIVYRAPTLMAGYWNNPQATAEAFAGGWFHSGDLVRQDEEGYVWVVDRKKDMIISGGENIYCAEVENVLAAHPAIVEVAVIGRVHEKWGEVPVAVAAVSDQLALADLEDFLNERLARYKHPKALEIVDALPRNPAGKVLKTELRTRFATGGE
- a CDS encoding GntR family transcriptional regulator; translation: MNAPAKSQRSALQRPKLRREQLSEEVAAHLRAEIMSGALRPGTFIRLDETAAQLGVSITPVREALLTLRGEGMVELEPHRGHVVVPLDRQDVEDIFWLQATIAKELASSTVEHITDEQIDHLDSLTTTLAEAVQAADVDAVINAEFEFHRALNRSAGRIKLAWFLLHVSRYMPPRVYAGDPTWGTDAVEHHRKLIGALRERNLPAVAELTEWQFTDGVTRLTSMLEKTGIWE